A single genomic interval of Lacrimispora sphenoides JCM 1415 harbors:
- a CDS encoding ABC transporter substrate-binding protein, whose product MMKRALAILMTTALAVPSLTACSGSVSKDQAKTAEEITLKVFDAHAYGLEEYAEMAKKFEEAHPGVKIEVQHAANDSSTLLQSRVNSGDIPDVFDVESGTAAQKYNEYAYNWTEDKEVLGKFKEAALETGKDGDGNIMSLPWTYENLGLIYNIELFEKAGITELPDTMDELEAACEKLSAAGITPFALAAKETWVLHHLSTHFIMDKSLDAKGVVDKLNSGDLAFKDMKNFQNLFRLLDLAVKYGPDKPLEIDWETSENMLANGEAAIIHMGDWCQSTLDSFNPDARLAFLPCPVSDNPEDATLLSSCNWTYIVNKDSKHLDLAKEYLEYILTSEEGQKWMCDGVGGVPGAKTTMEVKGALANDASSYVENGKTNGWIHTIAPTGYSDIVGPAMQAYMIGDMTAQQVTEEFQKGWPTQKN is encoded by the coding sequence ATGATGAAGAGAGCATTGGCTATCCTGATGACAACGGCATTGGCTGTTCCCAGCCTTACAGCATGCAGCGGAAGCGTCTCAAAGGATCAGGCAAAAACGGCGGAAGAAATCACCTTAAAGGTATTTGACGCCCATGCATACGGCCTTGAAGAGTATGCAGAGATGGCTAAAAAATTCGAAGAGGCCCACCCTGGCGTTAAAATCGAAGTACAGCACGCTGCAAACGACAGCAGTACGCTGCTTCAGTCCCGCGTGAATTCAGGAGATATCCCGGATGTATTTGATGTGGAATCCGGTACGGCAGCCCAGAAATATAACGAATATGCTTATAACTGGACAGAGGATAAAGAAGTATTAGGCAAATTCAAGGAAGCTGCCCTGGAAACGGGAAAAGACGGGGACGGAAACATCATGTCACTTCCATGGACCTATGAGAATTTGGGCCTGATCTATAACATTGAGCTGTTTGAAAAAGCCGGGATCACAGAACTTCCGGATACCATGGATGAGCTTGAGGCAGCCTGCGAAAAGCTGTCTGCAGCCGGGATCACACCTTTTGCTTTGGCAGCAAAGGAAACATGGGTCCTTCATCACCTTTCCACTCATTTTATAATGGATAAGTCCCTGGATGCAAAGGGAGTCGTGGATAAATTAAACAGCGGCGATCTTGCCTTTAAGGATATGAAGAATTTCCAGAATCTCTTCCGTCTCCTGGATCTTGCTGTGAAATATGGTCCTGATAAACCACTTGAAATCGACTGGGAAACAAGCGAAAACATGCTGGCAAACGGAGAGGCAGCCATTATCCATATGGGCGACTGGTGCCAGTCTACCCTGGATTCCTTTAACCCCGATGCCCGTCTGGCATTCCTTCCCTGTCCGGTAAGTGATAATCCGGAAGATGCCACACTGCTGTCTTCCTGTAACTGGACCTATATCGTGAACAAGGATTCCAAGCATTTGGATCTGGCAAAGGAATATCTGGAGTATATCCTCACATCGGAGGAAGGCCAGAAATGGATGTGTGACGGCGTAGGAGGCGTACCGGGAGCTAAGACAACCATGGAAGTTAAGGGCGCTCTTGCCAATGATGCGTCATCATACGTGGAAAATGGAAAGACAAACGGCTGGATCCACACCATTGCGCCTACGGGATATTCTGATATCGTTGGTCCTGCAATGCAGGCGTATATGATAGGCGATATGACAGCGCAGCAGGTGACAGAGGAGTTCCAGAAGGGATGGCCGACCCAGAAAAACTGA
- a CDS encoding Gfo/Idh/MocA family protein, with translation MKLGLIGCGGMGTTHNLSLKALSTKMNVEVTALADCRPEFLEKAAIQWPNARQYKTGMELLETESLDSVHICLPSYLHTEHALAAMDKGMNVFVEKPVCLTEEEAEKLMDAQKRNGVQVMVGQVVRSFDEYRYLKECYDTGRFGALKSITMQRVSGDAAWGYEDWFHEEGKSGSVVLDLHVHDLDFLRYMLGEPDSFDVRATAFSSGMINQIFTAYEFGKVFAITEGIWDISSSLPFEASFHACFEEASVVFKGREETPLTIYKNDGRIEHPRLHREYDVNDDSAGINISNLGPYYTEIKYFIQCLQEGKPVEVAPLEEGIQSVRQAIREWKRAKEYVTKR, from the coding sequence ATGAAATTAGGACTGATCGGATGTGGAGGAATGGGCACAACTCATAACCTATCGTTAAAGGCGTTGTCAACGAAAATGAATGTAGAAGTGACGGCCCTGGCAGACTGCAGGCCGGAATTTCTGGAAAAGGCCGCAATACAATGGCCCAATGCCAGGCAGTATAAAACTGGTATGGAGCTGCTGGAGACGGAATCCCTGGACAGCGTCCATATCTGCCTCCCAAGTTATCTCCATACGGAGCATGCTCTGGCAGCTATGGATAAGGGAATGAATGTATTTGTCGAGAAGCCTGTATGCCTGACAGAGGAAGAGGCCGAAAAGCTTATGGACGCCCAGAAAAGAAATGGGGTTCAGGTAATGGTAGGACAGGTGGTGAGATCCTTTGATGAATACCGGTACTTAAAAGAGTGCTACGATACCGGAAGGTTTGGAGCGCTTAAATCCATCACTATGCAGAGAGTCAGCGGAGATGCCGCCTGGGGATATGAGGACTGGTTCCACGAGGAGGGGAAAAGCGGGTCCGTTGTACTGGACCTCCACGTACATGACTTAGATTTCCTCCGGTATATGCTGGGAGAACCGGATTCCTTTGATGTAAGGGCCACTGCCTTTTCCAGCGGCATGATCAACCAGATCTTTACCGCCTATGAATTCGGCAAGGTTTTTGCCATAACGGAAGGAATATGGGACATAAGCTCCTCTCTTCCTTTTGAAGCCAGCTTCCATGCATGCTTTGAGGAAGCCAGTGTCGTATTTAAGGGACGTGAGGAAACGCCTCTGACTATTTATAAAAATGACGGCAGAATCGAGCATCCGAGGCTCCACCGGGAGTATGACGTAAACGATGACTCTGCCGGAATCAACATATCCAATCTGGGCCCTTATTATACGGAAATAAAATATTTCATCCAATGTCTCCAGGAAGGAAAACCAGTTGAAGTCGCCCCTCTGGAGGAAGGCATTCAGTCTGTACGCCAGGCGATCAGGGAATGGAAGCGGGCAAAGGAGTATGTAACGAAAAGGTAA
- a CDS encoding Gfo/Idh/MocA family protein: MEKLRAAIMGCGRISSCYEDAFRRLSDYVELVCAIDIDEDKAKAFGEKFNCHYSRDLESALQYRIEIIHLCLPHYLHPVMAVKAMEAGIHVLTEKPIAISLQDADRMMEVQKLTGKKLGVIFQTRYTKSVEKLKQLISEGYFGKILSARSYLTWNRPASYYEGCDWKGTWDKEGGGVLIDQAIHSMDRVRYMLGSDIEWIEGSVHNHCHEMVHVEDAAEAAIRFKNGCIYSLYACNSYASDAPITIELQGEKGRCGLIQDMGFYESDGCYTEIRNTYETTNVGPDYWGSSHHLQIRDFYESILQDGPVAVDGSEGRKTLEMVKGIYLSSLEKRRIYLPFEDVYYEDLNTQKI; the protein is encoded by the coding sequence ATGGAAAAGTTAAGAGCTGCAATTATGGGCTGCGGAAGAATCTCTTCCTGTTATGAAGATGCCTTTCGCAGACTTTCGGATTATGTAGAGTTAGTATGTGCTATCGATATTGACGAAGATAAGGCTAAAGCTTTTGGGGAAAAATTCAACTGCCATTACAGTAGGGATCTGGAGTCCGCGCTGCAATACCGGATTGAAATAATACATCTGTGCCTTCCCCATTATCTGCACCCGGTCATGGCTGTAAAAGCCATGGAGGCTGGAATACATGTGCTTACTGAAAAGCCCATTGCTATTTCCCTGCAGGATGCTGACCGGATGATGGAAGTACAGAAGCTTACCGGGAAAAAGCTGGGTGTCATTTTCCAGACCAGATACACAAAAAGTGTGGAGAAGTTAAAACAGCTGATTAGTGAAGGATATTTTGGAAAGATTTTATCTGCCCGGTCTTATCTCACCTGGAACCGTCCTGCCTCTTATTATGAGGGATGCGACTGGAAAGGAACCTGGGATAAGGAGGGGGGCGGCGTCCTGATTGACCAGGCCATTCACAGCATGGACCGTGTCCGTTACATGTTGGGCAGTGACATTGAATGGATTGAAGGAAGCGTTCACAACCACTGTCATGAAATGGTGCATGTGGAGGATGCCGCAGAAGCGGCCATAAGATTTAAAAACGGCTGTATCTACAGCCTTTATGCCTGCAATTCCTATGCTTCCGATGCGCCCATTACCATAGAACTCCAGGGGGAAAAGGGACGCTGCGGTCTGATACAGGATATGGGCTTTTATGAATCGGATGGCTGCTATACAGAAATAAGAAATACCTATGAGACCACAAACGTCGGGCCGGATTACTGGGGAAGCAGCCACCATCTTCAGATCAGGGACTTTTATGAATCGATTCTGCAGGATGGACCTGTAGCTGTAGACGGATCGGAAGGCAGGAAGACTTTGGAGATGGTTAAGGGAATCTATTTATCTTCTTTGGAAAAAAGGCGTATTTATCTGCCGTTTGAGGATGTGTATTATGAGGATTTAAATACGCAGAAGATATGA
- a CDS encoding ROK family transcriptional regulator: MKLVNQQLIKNTNLKQLYNSIYRNPGISRAQLSKDSHLSKTAVSSLVDELIARKFVYDSGASDSTNVGRKPNSLLLRAEQYYVAVFLLEEKRLNAALVDITGTSSFCEQVDVPSLDSYILLCQEYIHQTVLQQIDREQFLGICVVVPAMIDPDKREIFATTLNLPEKDFVGQLQHAFSGFPVALLNDTACFAYAEKVYTQITEKDFAFINFGKGIGATLFIHNEMLGRASASYTQFGHYSIDPKGELCSCGNRGCLELMIGEASLKDRISKAGGSPAFRRSSNVTYGDLGQASVYGDMVSCKVVRDIADEFSMALCNLICMVHPKLIIIGGKGKDLGPLFLQEIQECLGTMGFRRMVNSVSVRYSLLDSSALYNGAMKYFFDIHYNFTQDMAGSFFIG, translated from the coding sequence ATGAAACTTGTAAACCAACAGTTAATTAAAAATACAAATCTAAAGCAATTGTACAATTCCATTTACCGAAACCCAGGGATCTCAAGAGCGCAGCTCTCCAAAGATTCTCACTTAAGTAAAACTGCAGTTTCCTCCCTGGTGGATGAACTGATTGCGCGCAAATTTGTATACGATTCCGGTGCCAGTGACAGTACGAATGTGGGCCGTAAGCCCAACAGTTTGTTGCTTCGTGCGGAACAGTATTATGTGGCTGTTTTCTTACTGGAGGAGAAGAGACTCAATGCGGCCCTGGTGGACATCACCGGTACCTCTTCCTTTTGTGAGCAGGTGGATGTCCCTTCCCTTGACAGCTACATTCTTCTGTGCCAGGAATACATCCATCAGACTGTGCTGCAGCAGATAGACAGGGAACAGTTCCTGGGGATTTGCGTGGTGGTTCCCGCAATGATAGATCCTGACAAGCGGGAAATATTCGCTACAACACTGAACCTTCCGGAAAAAGACTTTGTAGGCCAGCTCCAGCACGCATTCTCCGGTTTTCCGGTAGCACTTTTAAATGATACGGCCTGCTTTGCTTATGCGGAAAAGGTTTATACTCAGATTACGGAAAAGGATTTCGCATTTATTAACTTCGGGAAAGGGATCGGCGCTACCTTATTCATCCATAATGAGATGCTGGGCCGTGCTTCTGCTTCCTACACCCAGTTCGGTCATTATTCCATTGACCCTAAGGGAGAGCTTTGTTCCTGCGGGAACCGGGGATGCCTGGAGTTAATGATCGGGGAAGCGTCCTTAAAAGACCGTATTTCTAAAGCAGGAGGAAGTCCGGCTTTCAGGAGATCATCGAACGTTACCTATGGGGATCTTGGCCAGGCCAGTGTATATGGAGATATGGTTTCCTGCAAAGTAGTGCGGGATATCGCTGATGAATTTTCCATGGCTTTGTGCAATTTGATCTGTATGGTGCATCCAAAGCTGATAATTATCGGAGGTAAGGGAAAAGACCTTGGGCCTTTATTTCTCCAGGAAATCCAGGAATGTCTGGGCACTATGGGATTTCGCCGCATGGTGAACTCCGTCAGCGTCAGGTACAGCCTTCTGGATTCCAGTGCCCTTTATAATGGCGCAATGAAATATTTCTTTGATATCCATTACAATTTTACTCAGGATATGGCCGGAAGCTTTTTTATCGGCTGA